A region of Fibrobacter succinogenes subsp. succinogenes S85 DNA encodes the following proteins:
- a CDS encoding polysaccharide biosynthesis tyrosine autokinase: protein MNEKMTQNGSNASADDEIDILEILVYLKGKWKFLFIFLILGVVFGGLAAMWLRPSFRSDILLQVNVKGNKQGLALGEMGALLDVSTPSAAEMELIKSRVVLDHVVKEERLCYSAIPLDKADRLMHREGRMDLELLEIPRAFQEAKGKLIARVTADSSAYEVIGLEGEVVLAGAVGETYRKPFAGDTLVICVKSLTATVGQTFLLSAVHPQTAAAGLLKGLGISEEGKNSGIIRVSLEDRYADRVAAILNTIANTYLKQNIEMRSAEAKKTLSFLEEQLPGVKAKLDSAEQKLTSFRNSKGTIDLTGETRVHLEKDVSLQQRLIELEQKKQEALRLFRAEHPTVRTIEEQQSRLRRELAKQQRSAANLPVVQQEVLSLQEEVEVNNKLYTNLLNNIQQLRVVQAGEVGNVRIVDQAYVPLKPSKPNRKLVFVGVVFAFLLLGCLIVYVRRMLSNGVCSSSEVEQATGVGVYGKLPMLDRKTQNDVTKPCVVTNPDDPFAEGVRALRTALEFSVFCDGKKILMVSGLVQGVGKSFVSTNLAASFAMSGKKVLLVDMDLRRGHLFKHSQKGLCEMLEKEDYSDEYVVKISDNFYVLGSGARVVNPGGLLNSSRFSAFLDAFRDKYDLIVLDTPPVFQCSDALLVEKHADYLLCVLKHAAHTIESIQDALNTFDRSTETPLQKAFVFNKCERHAGYGYGSYGYYGYHKKY, encoded by the coding sequence ATGAATGAGAAGATGACTCAAAATGGTTCGAATGCGTCTGCCGATGACGAAATCGACATTCTTGAGATATTGGTCTACTTGAAAGGCAAGTGGAAATTCTTGTTCATTTTCTTAATTCTAGGTGTAGTTTTTGGTGGACTTGCCGCGATGTGGTTGCGCCCGTCGTTCAGAAGTGACATTCTTTTACAGGTGAATGTTAAGGGAAATAAACAGGGCCTTGCTCTTGGCGAAATGGGCGCTCTCCTTGACGTTTCTACACCGTCTGCTGCCGAGATGGAACTCATCAAGAGTCGTGTCGTTCTTGACCATGTCGTTAAGGAAGAAAGACTTTGCTATTCGGCTATTCCACTGGATAAGGCTGACCGCCTGATGCACCGCGAAGGCCGCATGGATCTTGAACTTTTGGAAATTCCGCGTGCCTTCCAGGAAGCTAAGGGAAAGCTTATCGCCCGTGTGACTGCCGATTCTAGTGCATACGAAGTAATCGGACTAGAGGGCGAGGTCGTCCTTGCTGGTGCTGTCGGTGAAACCTACCGTAAGCCCTTTGCTGGTGATACCTTGGTCATTTGCGTCAAGTCCCTGACCGCGACTGTTGGTCAGACGTTCTTGTTGAGTGCTGTTCATCCGCAGACTGCTGCTGCAGGCTTGCTTAAGGGACTCGGCATTTCTGAAGAAGGTAAGAATTCCGGTATTATCAGGGTCTCGCTTGAAGACCGCTATGCCGACCGCGTCGCTGCCATTCTGAATACGATTGCGAATACGTACTTGAAGCAGAATATCGAAATGCGCAGTGCCGAAGCCAAGAAGACTCTGTCGTTCCTTGAAGAACAGCTTCCGGGTGTCAAGGCCAAGCTCGACTCTGCTGAACAGAAGCTTACTTCTTTCCGCAATTCTAAGGGTACGATTGACCTGACGGGTGAAACCCGCGTCCATTTGGAAAAAGATGTTTCCTTGCAACAGCGTCTTATCGAATTGGAACAGAAAAAACAGGAAGCATTGCGCTTGTTCCGTGCGGAACACCCGACGGTCCGCACGATTGAGGAACAGCAGTCCAGACTTCGCCGCGAATTGGCAAAGCAACAGCGCTCTGCTGCTAATTTGCCGGTCGTGCAGCAGGAAGTGCTTTCGTTGCAGGAAGAAGTTGAAGTCAACAACAAGCTCTACACGAACCTGTTGAACAATATCCAGCAGTTGCGCGTGGTACAGGCTGGTGAAGTCGGCAATGTCCGCATTGTAGACCAGGCTTATGTACCGCTCAAGCCGAGCAAGCCGAACCGCAAGCTCGTGTTTGTTGGTGTTGTGTTTGCGTTCCTGTTGCTTGGCTGCTTGATTGTTTACGTTCGTCGCATGCTCTCAAATGGTGTTTGCAGCAGCAGTGAAGTCGAACAGGCTACGGGTGTTGGTGTTTACGGCAAGCTCCCCATGCTCGACAGAAAGACGCAGAACGATGTTACAAAACCCTGTGTTGTTACAAATCCGGATGATCCGTTCGCGGAAGGTGTTCGTGCTCTCCGTACTGCTTTGGAATTTTCTGTGTTCTGTGATGGCAAGAAAATCCTTATGGTTTCCGGTCTTGTTCAGGGTGTCGGTAAGTCTTTTGTTTCAACGAACCTCGCTGCTTCGTTCGCCATGTCCGGCAAGAAGGTTTTGTTGGTCGATATGGACCTCCGTCGCGGTCATTTGTTCAAGCATAGCCAGAAGGGCCTTTGCGAGATGCTTGAAAAAGAAGACTATAGCGATGAATATGTTGTCAAGATTTCAGATAATTTCTACGTTCTCGGTTCGGGTGCGCGTGTTGTGAACCCTGGAGGACTTTTGAATAGCTCGAGATTTAGCGCTTTCCTTGACGCATTCAGGGATAAGTACGATTTGATTGTTCTGGATACTCCTCCAGTATTCCAGTGCAGTGACGCATTGCTTGTTGAAAAGCATGCGGATTACCTGTTGTGTGTCTTGAAGCATGCAGCTCATACCATTGAAAGCATCCAAGATGCCTTGAATACTTTTGACCGCAGTACGGAAACACCTTTGCAGAAGGCTTTCGTCTTCAACAAGTGCGAACGTCATGCGGGGTACGGCTATGGTAGTTACGGCTACTATGGCTACCACAAGAAATATTAA
- a CDS encoding ABC transporter ATP-binding protein has product MQTVKPILSVQNLRRDFKMGDEIVHALRGVSFDIYPGEFVTIMGTSGSGKSTMLNILGCMDRPTSGHYILDGQHTETLKRDALARIRSQKLGFVFQSYNLLSRTTAIENVELPLLYNSKISAEERRHRAIEALKMVGLESRMNHLPNQLSGGQQQRVAIARALVNDPVIILADEATGNLDTRTSYEIMMIFQELHSQGKTIAFVTHEPDIATFSGRTITLRDGLLKKDVINENVQNAKVAFEMLPPPETFEDDDEGEVE; this is encoded by the coding sequence ATGCAAACAGTCAAACCGATACTTTCTGTCCAAAATTTACGTCGCGATTTCAAGATGGGCGACGAAATTGTACATGCCCTCCGTGGCGTGAGCTTTGATATTTACCCTGGCGAATTCGTGACCATTATGGGTACATCCGGTTCCGGCAAGTCTACCATGCTGAACATTCTAGGGTGCATGGATCGACCGACTTCAGGACACTATATATTAGATGGACAACATACCGAGACATTGAAGCGCGACGCGCTCGCCCGCATCCGGAGCCAGAAGCTCGGGTTCGTTTTCCAGAGCTACAACCTGCTCAGCCGCACGACCGCCATCGAAAACGTAGAACTCCCCCTATTATATAATTCAAAGATTTCCGCCGAGGAACGCCGCCACCGCGCTATCGAAGCGTTAAAGATGGTTGGGCTTGAAAGCCGCATGAATCACTTGCCAAACCAGCTCTCGGGTGGCCAGCAGCAGCGCGTGGCTATTGCACGCGCCCTTGTGAACGACCCCGTCATCATTCTTGCAGACGAAGCGACCGGCAACCTCGACACCCGCACGAGCTACGAAATCATGATGATATTCCAGGAACTACACAGCCAGGGAAAAACCATCGCCTTCGTGACGCACGAACCAGACATCGCCACCTTCAGCGGACGCACTATCACCCTCCGAGACGGACTCCTGAAAAAAGATGTCATCAACGAAAACGTGCAGAACGCCAAAGTCGCATTCGAAATGCTCCCGCCCCCAGAAACCTTTGAAGACGACGATGAAGGAGAAGTGGAATGA
- a CDS encoding GtrA family protein — MKHFIKYNAIGVMNTAITFFTVWLLHEVLDWDVVLSNFLGFVAGGLNSYICNRIWNFKSTNKKRAEVIRFIVVFLCSYLVNLAVLKGSIYLLENAAWCASFTEFVSRFMKPTTFASFVANVVYVLVSFTLYKKWVFKK; from the coding sequence GTGAAACATTTTATCAAATACAACGCTATCGGTGTAATGAACACCGCCATTACATTCTTTACAGTCTGGCTTTTGCACGAAGTCTTAGATTGGGACGTGGTTCTTTCAAACTTTTTGGGATTTGTTGCCGGCGGGCTCAACAGTTACATCTGTAACCGCATCTGGAATTTCAAGAGCACAAACAAGAAGCGTGCCGAAGTCATAAGATTCATCGTCGTATTCCTCTGCTCGTATCTCGTGAACCTGGCGGTCCTCAAAGGAAGCATCTACTTGCTCGAAAACGCAGCCTGGTGCGCAAGCTTCACGGAATTCGTTTCACGGTTCATGAAGCCGACAACATTCGCAAGCTTTGTCGCCAACGTCGTCTACGTGCTTGTTAGCTTTACGCTCTATAAGAAGTGGGTGTTTAAAAAATAG
- a CDS encoding GGDEF domain-containing response regulator: MVEEKILIVDDDDVELKRDSEVLTSVGYEVIGCKSGTEALEYLNNNPVELVLLDVNMPGMNGYDVCLNIRKQFPLDDLPIIFLTNQENEASVTQGFQSGASDFVCKSAAPDILLARIGVHLRLARSLRNLREISLTDDLTGAYNRRHAICSLRELFARSKRYGTNFSLIYFDLNGLKKINDQHGHLAGDLLLRSVVNACNKLLRESDMLFRMGGDEFMVICPDTDLKGAFVCAERMQEAVKSLTIVDQTVAFAYGTASSAEDYKDMDEMLRSADASMYECKRKMRAERG; encoded by the coding sequence ATGGTAGAGGAAAAAATCCTGATTGTCGATGACGATGATGTCGAATTAAAAAGAGACTCTGAAGTATTGACGTCAGTTGGTTATGAAGTGATCGGTTGCAAATCTGGCACCGAAGCTTTGGAGTACCTGAACAACAACCCAGTAGAGCTTGTACTGCTTGACGTGAACATGCCGGGAATGAATGGCTACGATGTTTGCCTGAATATCCGCAAGCAGTTCCCGCTAGATGACTTGCCGATTATATTCCTTACGAATCAGGAAAATGAAGCTAGTGTCACGCAGGGGTTCCAGTCGGGAGCTTCTGATTTTGTCTGCAAGTCTGCTGCACCGGACATCCTGCTCGCTCGAATTGGAGTGCATCTGCGACTGGCGCGTTCGCTCCGCAACTTGCGTGAGATTTCTTTGACGGACGACTTGACGGGCGCCTACAACCGTAGGCATGCTATCTGTTCGCTTCGAGAATTGTTTGCCCGCAGTAAGCGCTATGGTACGAATTTCTCGCTGATTTATTTTGACTTGAACGGTCTCAAAAAAATCAATGACCAGCATGGTCACTTGGCTGGCGACCTGTTACTCCGTTCTGTCGTGAACGCTTGCAACAAGCTGCTCCGCGAATCGGATATGCTGTTCCGCATGGGTGGTGACGAGTTCATGGTTATTTGCCCGGATACCGATTTGAAGGGTGCGTTTGTCTGTGCTGAAAGAATGCAAGAGGCTGTGAAGTCGCTTACGATTGTAGACCAGACGGTAGCCTTTGCGTATGGTACGGCAAGTTCTGCCGAAGACTACAAGGACATGGACGAAATGCTTCGCAGTGCGGATGCTTCCATGTACGAGTGCAAACGCAAGATGCGCGCGGAACGCGGTTAG
- a CDS encoding acetyl-CoA hydrolase/transferase C-terminal domain-containing protein has protein sequence MTWITTKKCSAASAADMIRNGDVLGVSGFTLAGYPKAVPLALAARAEKLHEAGQEFKVTLFAGASTGDSCDGALARAKALSLRMPYQSNPSLRKAINDGSIRYIDAHLGKMGYLVRTGAVPAPTVAIIEVSAILPDGRVCLSTSGGNSVCYLEMAPKIILELNTRLGDSCIGMHDNALPELPPHAKPLAIYSAGDRVGGEFVQIDPNKVIAIVENEAYDEVTPFVEPDEVSKNIGERILDFIRFEESHGRLPKGLAYQSGVGKVANAVLCAMADDDRLGQIDLYTEVIQEAVLPLLKKGKLGIASGTALTLSQTAQKEFVENSAEWKKHFIIRQQEVSNSPDVIRRLGVISMNTALEADIFGNVNSSLVCGSAMMNGIGGSADFARNCALGFFLTPSVAKGGAISSIVPYVSHVDHTDHDTQIFVTEQGLADLRGLPVEERARLIIKNCAHPDYRDALTDVLEYGLKHAKGVHVPLALSRAFEMHTRFLETGKML, from the coding sequence ATGACCTGGATTACAACTAAGAAATGCAGTGCTGCCAGCGCTGCAGATATGATTCGTAATGGCGATGTTCTCGGGGTTTCTGGATTTACTTTGGCTGGATACCCCAAAGCGGTTCCTCTGGCGCTTGCTGCGCGCGCTGAAAAATTGCACGAAGCAGGTCAGGAATTTAAAGTAACTTTGTTTGCAGGCGCCTCGACGGGCGACAGTTGCGATGGTGCTCTCGCCCGCGCAAAGGCATTGTCGCTCCGCATGCCTTATCAGTCCAATCCGAGCTTGCGCAAGGCGATTAACGACGGTAGCATCCGTTACATTGACGCTCACTTGGGCAAGATGGGTTACCTTGTTCGCACGGGTGCTGTCCCTGCGCCGACGGTTGCGATTATTGAAGTTTCTGCGATTTTGCCGGATGGCCGCGTTTGCCTCTCGACTTCGGGCGGTAACTCCGTTTGCTATCTGGAAATGGCTCCGAAGATTATTTTGGAATTGAACACGCGCTTGGGTGATAGCTGCATTGGCATGCACGATAACGCTCTTCCGGAGCTCCCGCCGCATGCAAAGCCGCTTGCAATTTATAGCGCTGGTGACCGCGTGGGTGGTGAATTTGTTCAGATTGACCCGAACAAGGTCATTGCGATTGTTGAAAACGAAGCGTATGATGAAGTGACTCCGTTTGTGGAACCTGATGAGGTTTCAAAGAACATCGGCGAACGCATCTTGGACTTTATCCGATTTGAAGAATCGCATGGCAGGCTCCCTAAGGGACTTGCTTACCAGAGCGGTGTTGGCAAGGTGGCGAATGCAGTGCTTTGCGCGATGGCTGACGATGACCGCCTGGGACAAATTGACCTTTACACCGAAGTGATTCAGGAAGCGGTGCTCCCGCTTTTGAAGAAGGGCAAGCTCGGCATTGCTTCTGGTACTGCTTTGACGCTTTCGCAGACGGCACAGAAAGAATTTGTTGAAAACAGCGCTGAATGGAAAAAGCATTTCATTATCCGCCAGCAAGAAGTGAGCAATAGCCCGGATGTAATCCGTCGCTTGGGTGTGATTTCTATGAACACGGCTCTGGAAGCGGATATCTTTGGCAATGTGAACAGCTCGCTTGTGTGCGGTTCTGCGATGATGAACGGCATTGGCGGCTCGGCTGATTTTGCACGAAATTGCGCACTCGGATTTTTCCTCACGCCGTCTGTGGCAAAGGGCGGTGCGATTTCGAGCATTGTGCCTTACGTGAGCCATGTGGACCATACCGATCACGACACGCAGATTTTTGTGACGGAACAGGGGCTTGCTGACCTTCGTGGCTTGCCTGTAGAAGAACGCGCCCGCCTGATTATCAAGAACTGCGCCCACCCAGATTACCGCGATGCTCTCACGGATGTTCTGGAGTACGGCCTCAAGCATGCGAAGGGCGTCCATGTGCCGCTTGCACTTTCCCGCGCTTTCGAAATGCACACCCGCTTCCTTGAAACTGGTAAGATGCTGTAA
- a CDS encoding bifunctional 4-hydroxy-2-oxoglutarate aldolase/2-dehydro-3-deoxy-phosphogluconate aldolase yields the protein MNFLEFLQPMPVVGILRDIPQGAEEACVNASAKCGLKAIEVTMNTAAATEIIAKLKSIAKPLGIKVGAGTVRHGSDVEKAISAGAEFIVTPNTRHEVIRLSNTAGIPIIPGALTPTEVQKAYDLGATAIKIFPVNCVGGPEYIKALRGPFRDIPLMACGGVNAENAASYLKASANLLSFGGSIFNAELMKAGDWTTIEAKMQKLLDAVKAAIA from the coding sequence ATGAATTTCCTTGAATTTTTACAACCGATGCCGGTCGTGGGCATTCTCCGCGACATTCCTCAGGGCGCCGAAGAAGCGTGCGTGAACGCGTCTGCAAAGTGCGGACTCAAGGCGATTGAGGTCACGATGAACACCGCAGCAGCAACTGAAATTATCGCAAAGCTCAAGTCCATTGCAAAGCCGCTTGGAATCAAGGTCGGCGCAGGTACGGTCCGTCACGGGAGCGATGTGGAAAAGGCAATTTCTGCAGGTGCCGAATTCATCGTAACGCCAAACACGCGTCACGAAGTCATCCGCCTTTCAAATACGGCAGGCATCCCGATTATCCCGGGTGCGCTCACGCCAACCGAAGTGCAGAAGGCTTACGACCTTGGCGCAACCGCTATCAAGATTTTCCCGGTGAACTGCGTAGGCGGTCCGGAATACATCAAGGCATTGCGTGGGCCATTCCGCGACATTCCGCTGATGGCATGCGGTGGAGTGAACGCAGAAAACGCAGCAAGCTACCTCAAGGCTAGCGCAAACTTGCTTTCATTCGGCGGAAGCATCTTCAATGCAGAACTCATGAAGGCAGGCGACTGGACAACCATCGAAGCAAAGATGCAGAAGCTGTTGGATGCCGTTAAAGCAGCGATTGCATAA
- a CDS encoding ABC transporter permease, whose product MNPFTLAKIALRALLRNRMRTFLSVLGIVIGVAAVITMVAMGEGSKKSIKEQMTAMGTNAITIMPNQSRRGGVQTESTETLEEEDVIAIRENASYINGVSPMVTVGGQAIVGNNNSPTTLSGVSADYLKIRNYEIQDGVMFDDETDRMAKVCVIGQTVVKNLFPDADPIGKTIRYKSIPLKVIGTLKAKGSGDFGQDQDDVIFTPYQTVMRRFSATTNIRQIYANSIGEGYAAKATEEIMTILKERRNWTKPTDPFRVFTQEEMIQMVTSTSDMLSLVLTAIAGISLFVGGIGIMNIMYVSVTERTKEIGLRMAIGARGRDILLQFLFESVIISLLGGAIGIALGIAASETVKIAMNWPMSVSVTSVIVSFGVCFATGVFFGWYPARKASRLDPIEALRFE is encoded by the coding sequence ATGAATCCGTTTACCTTAGCTAAAATCGCTCTCCGCGCGTTGCTCCGTAACCGCATGCGCACATTTCTCTCCGTACTCGGTATAGTCATCGGCGTTGCAGCCGTTATCACCATGGTCGCCATGGGCGAAGGCTCCAAGAAGTCCATCAAGGAACAGATGACTGCAATGGGTACAAACGCAATCACCATCATGCCAAACCAGAGCCGCCGGGGCGGCGTCCAGACGGAATCGACAGAAACTCTTGAAGAAGAGGACGTCATTGCCATCCGCGAAAACGCAAGCTACATCAACGGTGTTTCCCCCATGGTCACCGTTGGCGGCCAAGCAATAGTTGGAAACAATAACTCCCCCACCACGCTCTCCGGTGTTTCTGCAGACTACCTCAAGATCCGCAACTACGAAATCCAGGACGGCGTCATGTTTGACGACGAAACCGACCGCATGGCAAAGGTCTGCGTTATCGGCCAAACTGTCGTCAAAAACCTTTTCCCGGACGCAGACCCCATCGGCAAGACCATCCGCTACAAGAGCATCCCGCTAAAAGTCATCGGTACACTCAAGGCTAAAGGCTCCGGCGATTTCGGGCAAGACCAGGACGATGTTATTTTCACTCCGTACCAGACCGTGATGAGGCGATTCTCCGCCACGACGAATATCCGACAGATTTACGCGAACTCCATCGGTGAAGGCTATGCCGCAAAAGCGACCGAAGAAATCATGACCATTCTAAAGGAACGCCGCAACTGGACTAAACCGACCGACCCGTTCCGCGTGTTCACGCAAGAAGAAATGATCCAGATGGTCACAAGCACTTCCGACATGCTCTCGCTCGTGCTGACCGCCATCGCAGGAATTAGTTTGTTCGTTGGCGGTATCGGCATTATGAACATCATGTACGTTTCCGTCACTGAACGTACAAAGGAAATCGGCCTTCGCATGGCTATCGGCGCTCGCGGCCGCGACATCCTTTTACAATTTTTGTTCGAATCCGTAATTATCAGCTTGCTCGGTGGCGCCATCGGAATTGCGCTCGGCATTGCCGCTTCAGAAACTGTAAAGATTGCGATGAACTGGCCCATGAGCGTTTCCGTCACAAGCGTTATCGTGAGCTTTGGCGTGTGCTTTGCCACAGGCGTATTCTTCGGATGGTACCCCGCCCGCAAGGCAAGCAGGCTCGACCCGATTGAAGCGCTCAGGTTTGAGTAG
- a CDS encoding OmpA family protein produces the protein MKKIVAMSLLAGSFAFAQSGLMGGADGLNQKTAQTLGEGGFAAGFGGQVSYDAWSLTRGGQFSKGGKNAAFYDNAGSLTANINFAAGVTDFIDVGLALPLYYDHANSPKNGEGDMWKASRGDLEFWAKAKLPLDEMTDGIFNAAIAAQFYFPTGDKSVGVRPRHAWFLSAKGGETHPYGLRNMAFGGELILTLDLQKVGAPLRFNGNVGFVGTVTKGSNTLVYGGGINVLPTDWMDFFVEANGEFRVEKGEYDREPGYDPFTLTPGFRFHLPANIDIALGLDVGIRALSNFTWKYKDEMKDADKYQLYYTDKNGKKVQYGYASTPHYAGTASLVWRFGNVRGADEDNDGVANNIDQCAGTPAGAVVDANGCPVDGDNDGVFDGLDQCAETPAGAVVDAAGCPVDSDNDGVADGIDQCAETPAGVVVDAAGCPVDSDKDGVADHLDKCPNTVSGATIDANGCPIDSDKDGVADYLDQCPNTQSGIAVDGKGCPVDSDNDGVADYLDKCPSTPAGLPVNADGCSPDSDKDGIVDALDKCPNTPAGVSVDEVGCPVDSDKDGVADHLDKCPNTLVGVAVDKNGCPNKNQDLDKLKKGIQFKTGSAKLTASSNKTLNNIAKLLKKLPAVNLEVQGHTDDTGSEEKNKTMSEQRAQAVVKYLVKKGIDSERLRAVGYGSDKPIADNKTKKGRKLNRRVELVPFEK, from the coding sequence ATGAAAAAAATAGTCGCAATGTCTCTCTTGGCCGGTAGCTTCGCTTTCGCGCAGTCTGGCCTGATGGGCGGAGCCGATGGTCTCAACCAGAAAACAGCCCAAACCCTCGGTGAAGGTGGTTTTGCTGCCGGTTTCGGTGGCCAGGTCTCTTATGACGCTTGGTCCCTCACCCGTGGTGGCCAATTTAGTAAGGGTGGCAAGAACGCAGCCTTCTATGACAATGCTGGTAGCCTTACTGCAAATATTAACTTTGCAGCTGGCGTTACCGACTTCATTGACGTAGGCCTTGCTCTTCCGCTTTACTACGATCATGCCAACTCCCCGAAGAACGGTGAAGGTGACATGTGGAAGGCTAGCCGTGGTGACCTCGAATTCTGGGCAAAGGCAAAGCTTCCGCTCGATGAAATGACTGATGGCATCTTCAATGCTGCCATTGCTGCTCAGTTCTACTTCCCGACTGGCGACAAGTCCGTCGGTGTTCGTCCGCGTCATGCTTGGTTCTTGAGTGCCAAGGGTGGTGAAACCCATCCGTATGGCCTCCGCAACATGGCTTTCGGCGGTGAATTGATCCTCACTCTCGACCTCCAGAAGGTTGGCGCTCCGCTCCGTTTCAACGGTAACGTCGGTTTCGTCGGCACTGTGACGAAGGGTTCTAACACCTTGGTCTACGGTGGTGGCATCAACGTCCTCCCGACTGACTGGATGGACTTCTTCGTTGAAGCTAACGGTGAATTCCGTGTTGAAAAGGGTGAATATGATCGTGAACCGGGTTATGACCCGTTCACTCTTACCCCGGGCTTCCGTTTCCACCTCCCGGCAAACATCGACATCGCTCTCGGTCTCGATGTGGGTATCCGTGCTCTCTCCAACTTCACTTGGAAGTACAAGGACGAAATGAAGGATGCTGACAAGTATCAGCTCTACTACACCGACAAGAACGGTAAGAAAGTCCAGTACGGTTATGCTTCGACCCCGCATTATGCTGGTACCGCATCTCTCGTCTGGCGCTTCGGTAACGTCCGCGGTGCTGACGAAGATAACGATGGCGTAGCAAACAACATCGACCAGTGCGCAGGCACTCCGGCTGGTGCTGTTGTTGACGCTAACGGCTGCCCGGTTGACGGTGATAACGACGGCGTGTTCGACGGTCTCGACCAGTGCGCTGAAACTCCGGCTGGTGCTGTTGTTGACGCTGCTGGCTGCCCGGTTGACTCCGACAATGACGGTGTCGCTGACGGCATCGACCAGTGCGCTGAAACTCCGGCTGGCGTTGTTGTTGACGCTGCTGGCTGCCCGGTTGACTCTGACAAGGATGGCGTTGCCGATCACCTCGACAAGTGCCCGAACACTGTTTCTGGTGCTACGATCGATGCTAACGGCTGCCCGATCGACTCTGACAAGGATGGCGTTGCAGACTACCTCGACCAGTGCCCGAATACTCAGTCTGGCATTGCTGTTGACGGCAAGGGCTGCCCGGTTGACTCTGACAATGACGGCGTAGCTGACTACCTCGACAAGTGCCCGAGCACTCCGGCTGGTCTCCCGGTTAACGCTGATGGTTGCAGCCCGGATAGCGATAAGGACGGCATCGTTGACGCTCTTGACAAGTGCCCGAATACTCCGGCTGGCGTCTCTGTTGACGAAGTTGGTTGCCCGGTTGACTCTGACAAGGATGGCGTTGCCGATCACCTCGACAAGTGCCCGAACACCCTCGTTGGCGTTGCAGTTGATAAGAACGGCTGCCCGAACAAGAACCAGGACCTCGACAAGCTCAAGAAGGGTATCCAGTTCAAGACCGGTTCTGCTAAGCTCACTGCAAGCAGCAACAAGACCTTGAACAACATCGCTAAGTTGCTCAAGAAGCTCCCGGCTGTCAACCTCGAAGTCCAGGGTCACACGGATGACACTGGTTCTGAAGAAAAGAACAAGACCATGTCCGAACAGCGTGCTCAGGCTGTTGTCAAGTACCTCGTCAAGAAGGGCATTGACAGCGAACGTCTCCGCGCAGTCGGTTACGGTTCTGACAAGCCGATCGCAGATAACAAGACTAAGAAGGGCCGCAAGCTCAACCGCCGTGTTGAACTCGTTCCGTTCGAAAAGTAA